The genomic stretch GCAAACTTAAGCAATGAAGAGTATGAAAAAATTGTAAAAGAGGCATTGGCTAAAATAGGGTATGATGGAAAGGGAGCTTTTACAAAAGAGCAGTGCTTACACCCAGATGAAGTAGATGTACAAGTATTATTAAACCAACAAAGCCCGGATATCAACCAAGGGGTTGATCAAACGGATGGTGAGATTGGTGCGGGTGACCAAGGAATTATGTTTGGATATGCATCAAGTGAAACAGCAGACTTTATGCCTGCAGCAATTACTTATGCACGAATGCTGTGTGATAAAGTCTATCACTATGCACTCAATCATAATCAAAAATTAGGTGTGGATATCAAAACTCAAGTTACATTGGATTATGGAACAAAAGAGAATTTTGAAAATTGTAAACCACAAAAAATCCATACGATTGTTGTCAGTGCTCCAAGTACTGAGAGCATGGATATTAAAGAAGTAAGAGCGTTGATTCAAGGTTTGATTGATGATACAGGTCTTCCAACTGAGTTGTATGATCCAAAAACAACCATCATTCATATTAATCCAACAGGACGATATGTGAGCCACTCTTCACTGCATGACAGTGGATTAACGGGGCGAAAATTGATTGTTGATTCATTTGGTGGCTATGCACCTATTGGAGGTGGAGCTCAAAGTTCAAAAGATTATACAAAAGTAGACAGAAGTGGATTGTATGCAGGACGATGGATTGCAAAACATATCGTTGCAGCAGGACTTGCAAAAAAATGTATCGTACAACTCTCATATGCCATTGGAGTTGCCAAACCAACGTCAGTGTCAGTCGATACGTGTGGAACATACACGACGGTTAATGATAATGATTTATCTACATTTGTAAGTAAAACATTCAGTTTAACACCACGATGGATTACTCAGAAATTTAACTTAGATAAACCAAGTAAAGATACATTTTTGTATGCAGATGTCGCTTCACGAGGTCAAGTAGGGCAAAGTGATTATCCATGGGAACAACTTGACGAATTAGAGAAGTTTGAAGCATTAAAATAAGAATAGAAGGATTGAAGTATGGATTTAAAGAATCTGTTTAAAAAAATTAACTTTGACAGAAAAACACAACCAACCAAAAAAGATGCACCAAGTCACTGGGTAAAATGTCCAGAGTGTAATGCATTGATGTTTTTCAAAGAGGTTGAAAACCAAAATAATATTTGTCCAAAGTGTAACTTTCACATGAGAATTGGAGCACAACGACGAATAGAAATTTTATGTGATGAAGGAAGTTTTGTTGAACATGATGCAACTTTAAAACCGACGGATCCTTTGAAATTTGTGGACAAAAAATCGTATAAAAAGAGATTGGATGAAGCGTTAAACAAAACCAATCGAACCTCTTCCGTTGTAAGCGGTGAGTGTACTATTAATGGCATTGCTGCTCAAATGGCTATTTTTGACTTCTCCTTTATGGGAGGAAGTTTGGGTTCCGTTGAGGGTGAGAAAATCGTACGTGCAGTCAATCGTGCGATTGAGAAACGACAAGGGCTTATTATTATCTCTGCTTCAGGGGGTGCTCGAATGCAAGAGAGTACGTTTGCTTTAATGCAAATGGCAAAAACCTCTGCAGCACTTAAAAAACTTGATGCTGAAAAATTGCCATATATCTCAGTCTTAACAGACCCAACAATGGGTGGGGTTTCTGCTTCATTTGCTCTTTTAGGCGATATTATCATGGCTGAACCAGGTGCATTGGTTGGATTTGCTGGTCAGCGTGTTATTAAACAAACCATTGGAGCAGACCTTCCAGAAGGTTTCCAAAGAGCAGAGTTCTTACTTGAACATGGTTCAATTGACATGGTTGTAAACCGACGAGACATGAAACAGACAATTTCAGATTTACTGACACTTTTTTCAAACGAGAACAGAGCCAGCTAAAATGCTTCGAAACTATTTTAAATCTTTGCCTCAAGCCTCAAGCTTGAGTGCAAATATTTACGCTTTGTGTGATTTTGATATGTTAAATAAACATGACATCACACTGGAACAGTATGTACAAACATGCAAAGTAAACGAAGTAAAGTTGGTTCAATACCGAGATAAAACCAACTCCATTGAGATTCAAAAACTGCACTTAAACTATCTCACTTCACATTTAGATGTTCCGATTATTATTAATGACAAGCTTGAACTTGTCGAATATGCACATGGATTACATCTGGGGCAAGAAGATTTAGAACGTTTTTTCGCAGACAAATCCAAAGCTGTGATGATTTTGAGAAAAAAACTCAAAGATAAGCTCTTCGGTATATCTACTCACAATGAATTAGAGATATTACGAGCCAATGAGTGGGATTTAGACTACATTGGATTAGGAGCATACAGAAATACTTCCACAAAAGATGTCAGCACGGTATTAGGAGATAAATTGCCTTACTTAGCCAAAGTATCCAAGCATCCTGTATGTGCCATTGGTGGCGTTAAAAAAGAGGATGTTTTAGCCAATGTATCTATGAACGTGATTGGTTCAGGTTTGCTTGTATGACAAAAATCAATATTTATGCGATTGTAAAACCAAGCAATGATGCATTTGACACAGTGATAAAAGAGTTTATAAAAATGTCATCAAAGTATGCTAAAGTAGAGTATCATTGTTTGTTTAACAAAAAAATTGCTAAAGCTCAAACCATTGGTGAAAAAGAGGCACAAGACTCTTACAGTGAAGCATTTGAACCATTGATGAATGGCTTTAATATTGCTTTGGATGTTTTGGGTAAAAAAACAGACAGTTTTGCATTTGCCAAACTTTTGCAAAAAGATGCCAATATTAATTTTTTTATTGGCGGTGCATTTGGATTTCAAAGAGATTTTTTAAAAAAATTTGATGCGATTATCAGTTTGAGTGACTTGACCATGGCACATAAAATTGCAGCTGTAGTACTGCATGAGCAGGTCTTTCGATGTCTTTGTATAATTAATAATCATCCATATCATAAATAATTTATATAAATTTCTGTATAATCTTGGACAAATTTTGAAAAAGAGGTTCTATTTTGGCAAATAAAAAGCAGATTGAAGAGTTAAAAGAGACTCTGTTAAAACGAAAAGAATTAATTACTAAAAACATTCAAGAGAGTCGAAACAGCATTGACGGTTTAAAAAACTCTGAGTGTAATGATGATGTTGATTATGCAGAAATCAGCAGTGACAGTTTTAAAGAAGGAATCATCGCCAATCAACAAGTCAAAGAGCTTGCTGAGATTGATGATGCGTTAAAGCGAATTGACAATGGTACATACGGGATTTGTGAAATGTGCGATGAAGCGATTGCATTGGGACGATTACGAGCAAAACCATTTGCAAAATTTTGTACTCCTTGTAGAGAGATTTATGAGGTTGAACAGTAAACCACACTAAGGAATAAATATGGGACTAAAGAAATATATTGTTGCGTCGATTATTTTTATAGCAGTTATTGCTGGATATGTGTTCAGTATAGCTCAGACACAATATGAGATAAAACTGTTTGAAAGCACTTTTTCACTGCCAGTAGCTGTATGGGTAAGTATCCCACTTGTTGTACTGTTTATTGCATCCGTACTGCATATGATTTTTTATGGTTTAAAGAACTACATCTCTGATATGAGTGTGAATAAAGATGAAGAGAATATTTTAAAATCATTAAAAAACAGCTTGGTTCAAAAAGACGAAACAATCAAGTTTAAGAATCCTATATTAAAAGACATGCATGAACTTTTAAGCAGTGCAACCGTGAACTTAAAAAAAGATTCATTGAGCACGAATAACAAAGAACTCAATGAATTGGCTCAACAACTCATTGATATTAAAAATGGGAAGTATGTTAATTTAAGTGTGAAACTTCCATCAAACAATACATGGATGATTAAAAATACGATTAACAAAATTAACGAACAAGTTGAGTTTGCATTGGATGTATTAAAGCGACCAAACAACTACTCACAAGAAGAGGTTGAAGCAGCGTTTACGAAAGTGATTGATGAAAAATCAATGACGTCTGTGAAAAAAGTATTGCCTAACATTAAATTAACTAAAGCAATGCTTCAAGAACTTTTTAAAAGAGACAGTGTTCAAGAAGAGTTCTCTTTAAGCAAAGAAGAATTGCTTAAACAAATTAAGAGCGTTGAGTTTGATAAAAACGAATATCTTGATATTGCAAAACTTTATAAAAGCAGTTTAACTCCAGATGAAATCATTGAGATTTTTGAAGTGCTTTCAAACGAAAAAGAGGAAGCATTGAGTGCATACGTTTATGTGCTGTTTGAGTTTGAGATGATTGATAAAATCAGAGACATTTTTGCAAGCACTGCAGATGATGAACTCACGGCATTTAAAGCACTTTTAGATTTAAAAGATGCAGGGAAAAACTACACCCTCGACGCGATTTGCTACTATAACTAATATGAATAAACTTGATTTTAGCCAACCCCTTATGGTGTTGGCTCCTCTTGCTGGATATACTGATTTACCTTTTCGTTCGGTTGTTAAAAAATTTGGTGCAGATTTGACCATCTCTGAGATGATTTCATCCAATGCTTTGGTCTATAACTCTTCAAAAACGTACAAAATGCTTGAAAAAAGTGAAAATGAAGACCCTTACTTTGTACAAATTGCAGGTAATAAACCAGAGCTTGTTCGTGATGCGGTTGAAATACTCAATGACATTGAAGGCATTGATGGCATTGATTTAAACTGTGGTTGTCCTGCACCAAAAGTGTTTAATCACGGAAGTGGTTCAAATCTTTTGGGGGATTTAAAAAAACTGGAAACGATTTTAAGTACCGTTAAACAATATAACAAAAAAGCCTATACCTCTGCCAAAGTAAGAATTGGAGTGAATGAAAAAATCCCTGTAGAGATTGCAAAAGCAGTGGAAGCGTGTGGGGTTGACTTTATCTCAGTACATGGACGAACCCGAGCTGGGCAATACAAAGCACCTGTGGATTATGATGCCATAAAAATGATAAAAGAATCAGTGCGTATTCCTGTGATTGCCAATGGGGATATCAAAGATTATAAAAAATCTCAAGAGGTGTTAAATTACACCAAAGCAGATGGTGTGATGATTGGTCGAGGAGCCATTGGAAAACCGTGGATTTTTCACCAAATAAAACATGGGCTTGATGATGATGCCATTTCTAATGAACTAAAAAAAGAGATCATCTTAGAACACTACGATGCCACGCTTAAATTTCATGGAGAACATGGTGCAATCATGTTTCGAAAACTGTTGCACTCATACTCAAAAGGGTACACAGGAGCAACAGAGTTTAGAGATATTATTAACCGAATATCAGACATTCAAGTCATGCGTGACATGATAGAGAGCTTTTTTTAAACTTCTTTCAACTTACTATTGGATACAATATTTGACTTTTAAATAAAGGAAAATGTTGCAAGATTACTATTATGAATTAAAAGTCAAACCAGCACAACAGTATGAGCTTTTTTTAGACCTATTAACTTCATTAACCAATGAAGCCATTGAAGAAGATAATGGGGTTTTGATTTCACGAAGTGAAGAGGATTTAAGCGATGTGGAGTTTGGACTACAAGCCTTTGCACAAAAACTCAGTATTGAGTGTGAAACATCAATAACACAACAAAAAAATGAAGATTGGATTAATAAATATAAAAACTCGATTCAACCTGTCGAAGTAGGGCAGTTCTATGTCTATCCTACATGGGAAGAACCAAAAGAGAATAAAATTAATATCATCATCAATCCTGCGCTTTCATTTGGTTCAGGACATCATGAAACAACGAGCAGTTGCTTGCAAGCCATTGGTGAGAACGTTCAATCCCAGCAATCCCTATTAGACGTTGGGTGTGGAAGTGGTATTTTATCCATTGCTGCACAAAAGTTAGGTGCAGTAGTTGATATTTGTGATACCGATGAAGATGCGGTTGACTCAGCTAAAGAGAACTTTGAGTTAAACAGCGCTGTATTCAACGAGGCGTGGACAGGAAGTGTAACGCACGCTAAACAAACGTATGATGTGGTTGTAGCTAATATTGTTGCCGATGTTTTGGTGCTGATTGCGAGTGATTTAAAAAAAAGTGTGAAAGAAGATGGTATACTTATCCTTTCAGGAATTTTAGAACAGCATGAACACAAAGTGCAAAAGAAATTTTCTGATTTAAAAGAGATTGACCGAATCGCTAAAAATGAGTGGGTCACTCTGATTTATAAAAAAGCTTAAAATTTAAGGAGTTTATTAAAATGGCTAAAAAGAAAAACAGCAGTCAAAACAATAACAACAATGGAAATAATAATAATTTTTTTAACAACAACCCACTGTTGGTTTTTGTACTGTTTTCAATAGTTACAATTTTTGTATTTAAAACGCTTTTTCCACAAGAACAGAACATGGGTGCATCCAATGGTCAGATTCAATCTTATGGGAAAACCATCAATAAATCTATTCCGTATTCAGAACTGAAAAAACTGATTACTTCGGGTAGTATTGAGTATGTGGGGATTGGGAATACAACCATTAAAGCAATTTCAAAACAAGGGAACAATGGTGTTACTGCTTACAATGCACGACGTGTGGTGCCAGATGATACATTGATCCCAGAGTTAGAGAAAAATAGTATTGCGTATGGTGGTGTGAGTGAAGAGAATTTTTTAGCAGATATGCTTTTTGGTTGGATTTTACCTATTTTTATCTTCTTTGCAATTTGGATGTTCCTTGCTCGAAGAATGCAAAAGAGCATGGGTGGTGGAGGCGGAGGCCTTCTTGGAATTGGCAGTTCTAAAAAGATGATCAATTCTGAAAAACCAAAAGTGAAATTTGAAGATATGGCAGGAAACAAAGAGGCCAAAGAGGAAGTTCAAGAGGTCGTTGAATTCTTAAGTGCACCTGAGCGATACATCAAACTGGGAGCTCAAATTCCTAAAGGGGTTCTTTTAGTGGGACCTCCGGGTACGGGTAAAACACTTTTAGCAAAAGCCGTTGCGGGTGAAGCAGACGTTGAATTTTTAAGTGTTTCTGGTTCAGCCTTTATTGAGATGTTCGTAGGTGTGGGTGCAAGTAGGGTACGAGATTTGTTTGAACAAGCAAAAAAAGTGGCACCAGCCATTATTTTTATTGATGAGATTGATGCCATTGGTAAAAGCAGGGCTTCAGGTGGTCCAATGGGTGGTAATGATGAGAGAGAGCAAACATTGAATCAATTGCTTGCAGAAATGGATGGTTTCTCAACAGAACATGCCCCCGTTATTGTGCTTGCTGCAACCAACCGACCAGAAGTTCTTGACCCAGCACTTCTTAGACCGGGACGGTTTGACCGACAAGTATTGGTGGATAAACCAGACTATGAAGGAAGGATTGAAATTTTAAAAGTGCATATTAAAGGGGTGACTTTAGCCAAAGATGTGGATCTTGAAGAGGTAGCACGAATGACAGCAGGACTTGCAGGAGCAGATTTAGCTAATATCATCAATGAGGCTGCACTTTTAGCAGGTCGAGCAAATAAAGATGAAGTCGCCAAAGAGGATTTTAAAGAAGCCGTTGAACGACAAATTGCAGGTTTAGAGAAAAAATCTCGACGAATCTCTCCAAAAGAGAGAAAGATTGTAGCGTATCATGAGAGTGGTCATGCACTTATTGCTGAGATTACGCGTGGAGCTAAAAAAGTAAATAAAGTCTCTATTGTTCCAAGAGGTCTTGCCGCACTGGGGTATACGCTTAATACCCCTGAAGAGAATAAATATTTGATGCAAAAACATGAGCTTATTGCAGAAGTAGATACTCTTTTAGGTGGACGAGCAGCTGAAGAGGTTTTCATTGGTGAAATTTCTACGGGTGCAGGAAATGACTTAGAAAGAGCCACAGATATCATTAAATCAATGGCATCAGTCTATGGTATGAGTGATGTGGCAGGTTTGATGGTACTCGAGAAACGAAGTAATCAGTTTTTAGGTGGACAAACACAAAAAGACTTCTCTGATGAGATGGCTAAGAATTTAGATGAACACATCAAAACAGTCTTAAATGACCGATACAACCATGTATTGCAAGCATTAAAAGATAATAAAGATGCAATTGAACAAATGACCAAAGAGTTATTGGACATTGAAGTTCTTGACGGTAAACGTGTTCAAGAGATCATTCGAGAGAATGGTGGAGAGGTTTTTGAAGAAGAGGATTTACACTCTGAAGCCGTTGAACCAGAAGAAGAAACAACTTCTGATGAAACTTCAGATTCACAAGAACCAACTGAAAAAAACAGTGATACACAAGAGTCTTCTGAAACAACACCAGATGAAGCGCCAACTGAAGAAAATCCTTCTAAAGAGGATAAATAAGAGTAAAAAGGTCAACTTTGACCTTTTTTACTTGACAAAAGTTATAATATAAATTATAATTATCTCACTAATATATAAGGAGAGTACCATGAAAATATTTGATTTTCAAAAATGCAATTTTATTAAAAGCGTAAATACTCTTCTGCTGCTCAAAATTTCCCTCTAATTTTATACAAAATTAATACAGACACAATCACAAACTTAGGTTTTATTTTTTTATTAAAAAATAGATATAATATATGTAATTTATAAAGGCATTACAATGGATAGAAATAAAATTATTGTATTTGATACAACATTAAGAGATGGAGAGCAAAGTCCAGGTTGCTCAATGAACACAGAAGAGAAGATTAAAGTTGCTTTACAGTTAGAAAAATTAGGTGTTGATGTTATTGAAGCAGGTTTTGCAGCTGCGAGTCCAGGTGATTTTGATGCAGTAAGCAGAATTGCACAAACAGTTACAAATTCAAGCATCTGTTCTTTAAGTAGAGCCATTGAAAACGACATCAAACAAGCAGGTTTAGCAGTTGGGTATGCACCAAAACACAGAATTCATACGTTTATTGCAACTTCCCCTATTCACATGAAGTACAAATTAAAAATGAGTGAAGATGAAGTGATTAAAAGAGCAGTACATGCTGTTGAGTATGCACGAACATTTGTGGATGACGTTGAGTTCTCATTAGAAGATGCAGGACGAAGTGAAATTCCTTTCATGAAAGAGGTAATGGATGCGGTGATTGCTGCAGGTGCATCAACCATTAACTTGCCAGACACTGTGGGATACCGATTGCCAACAGAGTTAGGTGCCATGGTAAAAGAGTTGAGTGATTTTGCAGGTGATCGAGCGATTATCTCTGTACATAACCACAACGACTTAGGATTGGCAACGGCCAACACTTTAGCTGCGGTGATGAATGGTGCACGACAAATTGAAGTCACCATTAATGGATTAGGTGAACGAGCAGGAAACTCTGCATTAGAAGAAGCAGTGATGGCGATTAAAACACGAAAAGATGCCTTTGGTGATTTATACACAACCATTAACACGCCTGAAATCTATGCGACATCACGATTGGTTGCAACCATCACAGGTGTTGAACCACAACAAAACAAGTCAATTGTAGGTAAAAATGCATTTGCTCACGAAAGTGGAATTCACCAAGATGGTGTTTTAAAACATCAAGAGACATATGAGATTATGAAACCTGAAGATGTGGGTGTATATAAAGAGAGTACATTAATCTTAGGTAAACACTCAGGTAGAGCTGCATTCAGAGATAAAATCACGCAATTAGGGTTTGATAAAGTTACTGATGAAGAGTTAAATGCAGCGTTTGAGCGATTTAAGTTATTAGCCGATAAGAAAAAAGATGTAACAGATGATGATGTAAGAATGTTAATCACCGATGAAGCATTGAATTCAATTAAAACCTTTGAATTGGTTGGATTACAGATCTCTGATTGCTCAAATGGTGTACCTACTGCAGCAGTCTCTATCAAACATAAAGATGAAGTGATGACCGATGCAAATATTGGTAATGGAACCATGGATGCTATTTTCAAAGCCATTGACCGATTAACAGGGTATAACGGAGAGTTAAAAGATTATAAAGTAACTTCAGTAACTGAAGGAAAAGATGCATTAGCAAAAGTAACTACTCGGGTTGTTTTTGATGACAATTCACCTTCATTTGTGGGGCATGGTTTAAGTATTGACACCATGTTAGCAACAGCAAAAGCATATTTAGGTGCATTAAACTCGTATCTTTCACAAAAAGAGCGACTTGCCAAAAAAACAGAACACCAAGTGTAAGTACAAGGGGATCCCTTGTACGGTTTTATGAAGCAAAAATTTATTCACTTTCTTTATTATTTAGATGCTTCAAAACAATATCTGACCGTAAAAGAATTTATAAAAAACATCCTTGAAAATGTTCACTACCCTTATAAAAAATATTTTGATATCTTTATGATATTTTTGGTTTTAAGTACCATTGGAATTTTGATTTACGAAGTCAATCACCCCAAACTTTTGATTTTAAACTCATGGGAATATTTTGCAGTGATAGTTTTTATCATTGAGTGGTTAAGCCGTGTTTGGGTTTACAGTGATGTTCGTAAAACAGTCATTGCAGAGTATGAAGAGTCACTGTTTTTAGCCAAAGAGTACTCGCTGAGTACCTCTTTGAAAAAAGTTTTTAAACAGAAGGTTGATTTTATACTTTCCCCTATGTCCATTATTGACTTATTGGCTATTTTACCATACTATCGACCTTTAAGAGTACTTCGTATTTTTCTTCTGTTTCGTCTGTTTAAAATCCTTCGATACACCAACTCGTTAAAAGAGTTCTTACAGATTTTTGCAGAAAGAAAGTTTGAGCTTTATACCCTTGCCATGCTCAGTGGAATGGTCATCTTTTTTGGTTCAACCATCATGTTTGTCTATGAAGGCCCCGTAGGTGTTAATGAAAAAGTAAACACCTATTTTGATGCAGTGTATTGGGCACTGATTACTATTTCAACGGTGGGGTACGGAGATATTGTACCTCTCACACCCGAAGGGAAGTTTGTAACACTGATTTTGATTATCAATGGTTTTTTGGTCATTGCAGTAAGCACCTCGATTGTTACAACCGGATTGGCTGAACGAATGGAGAGCATCAAACACAGCCGTGTTGAAAATGAGGTGAAGAAACTGGATGATTATATCATTGTTTGTGGCTTCAATGTCATGGCGAACAATTTAATAGAAGAGTTTAAGAAAATTCATCAAAAGTGTTTGGTCATAGACCTTTCAGAGCGAAAGATAAAAAAAGCCAAAGAAAAAGAGATATTAGCCCTAAAAGGGGATGCCACCAATATGGATTTTTTAGAGAGCATTTTATTGAAAAAAAGTGCCAAAACGATTATTGCTCTGACCAGTGATGACGCCACCAACTTTTCAATTGTTTTGGGTTCACGAACACTCAACAGTGAGATTAAAATTGTCTCTTTGGTCAACAATGAAGAGGTAGAGAATAAACTCAAACTCGCTGGAGCAGATTTTATCATCAATCCCAATCAAATCAATGCATTTGTTGCCAGTGAATATATTGGTCAACCAGTTGCTTTTGAAGCCATTGATGGAATTTTGCTCAATGAAGATGTCTCCGCTGAAGTCGATGAGATGGAAATAATCAGTGGCATGAATGTCATTGGTAAAAAGATACATGACATTGAATTTGAAGAGTATAATTTAACGCTGGTTGCAATTATCAGCAGTGCAAATAATAATGAGTTTCTTTTTAATCCAACAACAACCTCTTATGTAGTGCAAGAAAAAGATATCTTTGTGATGATTGGGTATCGACAATCTT from Candidatus Marinarcus aquaticus encodes the following:
- the metK gene encoding methionine adenosyltransferase, encoding MENKKEYLFTSEVVSPGHPDKCADIIADSIVDRLIMEDKNSRVASEVFVAGKHVVIGGEVKSNANLSNEEYEKIVKEALAKIGYDGKGAFTKEQCLHPDEVDVQVLLNQQSPDINQGVDQTDGEIGAGDQGIMFGYASSETADFMPAAITYARMLCDKVYHYALNHNQKLGVDIKTQVTLDYGTKENFENCKPQKIHTIVVSAPSTESMDIKEVRALIQGLIDDTGLPTELYDPKTTIIHINPTGRYVSHSSLHDSGLTGRKLIVDSFGGYAPIGGGAQSSKDYTKVDRSGLYAGRWIAKHIVAAGLAKKCIVQLSYAIGVAKPTSVSVDTCGTYTTVNDNDLSTFVSKTFSLTPRWITQKFNLDKPSKDTFLYADVASRGQVGQSDYPWEQLDELEKFEALK
- the accD gene encoding acetyl-CoA carboxylase, carboxyltransferase subunit beta, whose product is MDLKNLFKKINFDRKTQPTKKDAPSHWVKCPECNALMFFKEVENQNNICPKCNFHMRIGAQRRIEILCDEGSFVEHDATLKPTDPLKFVDKKSYKKRLDEALNKTNRTSSVVSGECTINGIAAQMAIFDFSFMGGSLGSVEGEKIVRAVNRAIEKRQGLIIISASGGARMQESTFALMQMAKTSAALKKLDAEKLPYISVLTDPTMGGVSASFALLGDIIMAEPGALVGFAGQRVIKQTIGADLPEGFQRAEFLLEHGSIDMVVNRRDMKQTISDLLTLFSNENRAS
- a CDS encoding thiamine phosphate synthase, with product MSANIYALCDFDMLNKHDITLEQYVQTCKVNEVKLVQYRDKTNSIEIQKLHLNYLTSHLDVPIIINDKLELVEYAHGLHLGQEDLERFFADKSKAVMILRKKLKDKLFGISTHNELEILRANEWDLDYIGLGAYRNTSTKDVSTVLGDKLPYLAKVSKHPVCAIGGVKKEDVLANVSMNVIGSGLLV
- a CDS encoding 23S rRNA (pseudouridine(1915)-N(3))-methyltransferase RlmH — translated: MTKINIYAIVKPSNDAFDTVIKEFIKMSSKYAKVEYHCLFNKKIAKAQTIGEKEAQDSYSEAFEPLMNGFNIALDVLGKKTDSFAFAKLLQKDANINFFIGGAFGFQRDFLKKFDAIISLSDLTMAHKIAAVVLHEQVFRCLCIINNHPYHK
- the dksA gene encoding RNA polymerase-binding protein DksA: MANKKQIEELKETLLKRKELITKNIQESRNSIDGLKNSECNDDVDYAEISSDSFKEGIIANQQVKELAEIDDALKRIDNGTYGICEMCDEAIALGRLRAKPFAKFCTPCREIYEVEQ
- a CDS encoding tRNA dihydrouridine synthase; its protein translation is MNKLDFSQPLMVLAPLAGYTDLPFRSVVKKFGADLTISEMISSNALVYNSSKTYKMLEKSENEDPYFVQIAGNKPELVRDAVEILNDIEGIDGIDLNCGCPAPKVFNHGSGSNLLGDLKKLETILSTVKQYNKKAYTSAKVRIGVNEKIPVEIAKAVEACGVDFISVHGRTRAGQYKAPVDYDAIKMIKESVRIPVIANGDIKDYKKSQEVLNYTKADGVMIGRGAIGKPWIFHQIKHGLDDDAISNELKKEIILEHYDATLKFHGEHGAIMFRKLLHSYSKGYTGATEFRDIINRISDIQVMRDMIESFF
- a CDS encoding 50S ribosomal protein L11 methyltransferase: MQDYYYELKVKPAQQYELFLDLLTSLTNEAIEEDNGVLISRSEEDLSDVEFGLQAFAQKLSIECETSITQQKNEDWINKYKNSIQPVEVGQFYVYPTWEEPKENKINIIINPALSFGSGHHETTSSCLQAIGENVQSQQSLLDVGCGSGILSIAAQKLGAVVDICDTDEDAVDSAKENFELNSAVFNEAWTGSVTHAKQTYDVVVANIVADVLVLIASDLKKSVKEDGILILSGILEQHEHKVQKKFSDLKEIDRIAKNEWVTLIYKKA
- the ftsH gene encoding ATP-dependent zinc metalloprotease FtsH; translated protein: MAKKKNSSQNNNNNGNNNNFFNNNPLLVFVLFSIVTIFVFKTLFPQEQNMGASNGQIQSYGKTINKSIPYSELKKLITSGSIEYVGIGNTTIKAISKQGNNGVTAYNARRVVPDDTLIPELEKNSIAYGGVSEENFLADMLFGWILPIFIFFAIWMFLARRMQKSMGGGGGGLLGIGSSKKMINSEKPKVKFEDMAGNKEAKEEVQEVVEFLSAPERYIKLGAQIPKGVLLVGPPGTGKTLLAKAVAGEADVEFLSVSGSAFIEMFVGVGASRVRDLFEQAKKVAPAIIFIDEIDAIGKSRASGGPMGGNDEREQTLNQLLAEMDGFSTEHAPVIVLAATNRPEVLDPALLRPGRFDRQVLVDKPDYEGRIEILKVHIKGVTLAKDVDLEEVARMTAGLAGADLANIINEAALLAGRANKDEVAKEDFKEAVERQIAGLEKKSRRISPKERKIVAYHESGHALIAEITRGAKKVNKVSIVPRGLAALGYTLNTPEENKYLMQKHELIAEVDTLLGGRAAEEVFIGEISTGAGNDLERATDIIKSMASVYGMSDVAGLMVLEKRSNQFLGGQTQKDFSDEMAKNLDEHIKTVLNDRYNHVLQALKDNKDAIEQMTKELLDIEVLDGKRVQEIIRENGGEVFEEEDLHSEAVEPEEETTSDETSDSQEPTEKNSDTQESSETTPDEAPTEENPSKEDK
- a CDS encoding 2-isopropylmalate synthase codes for the protein MDRNKIIVFDTTLRDGEQSPGCSMNTEEKIKVALQLEKLGVDVIEAGFAAASPGDFDAVSRIAQTVTNSSICSLSRAIENDIKQAGLAVGYAPKHRIHTFIATSPIHMKYKLKMSEDEVIKRAVHAVEYARTFVDDVEFSLEDAGRSEIPFMKEVMDAVIAAGASTINLPDTVGYRLPTELGAMVKELSDFAGDRAIISVHNHNDLGLATANTLAAVMNGARQIEVTINGLGERAGNSALEEAVMAIKTRKDAFGDLYTTINTPEIYATSRLVATITGVEPQQNKSIVGKNAFAHESGIHQDGVLKHQETYEIMKPEDVGVYKESTLILGKHSGRAAFRDKITQLGFDKVTDEELNAAFERFKLLADKKKDVTDDDVRMLITDEALNSIKTFELVGLQISDCSNGVPTAAVSIKHKDEVMTDANIGNGTMDAIFKAIDRLTGYNGELKDYKVTSVTEGKDALAKVTTRVVFDDNSPSFVGHGLSIDTMLATAKAYLGALNSYLSQKERLAKKTEHQV
- a CDS encoding NAD-binding protein, with translation MYGFMKQKFIHFLYYLDASKQYLTVKEFIKNILENVHYPYKKYFDIFMIFLVLSTIGILIYEVNHPKLLILNSWEYFAVIVFIIEWLSRVWVYSDVRKTVIAEYEESLFLAKEYSLSTSLKKVFKQKVDFILSPMSIIDLLAILPYYRPLRVLRIFLLFRLFKILRYTNSLKEFLQIFAERKFELYTLAMLSGMVIFFGSTIMFVYEGPVGVNEKVNTYFDAVYWALITISTVGYGDIVPLTPEGKFVTLILIINGFLVIAVSTSIVTTGLAERMESIKHSRVENEVKKLDDYIIVCGFNVMANNLIEEFKKIHQKCLVIDLSERKIKKAKEKEILALKGDATNMDFLESILLKKSAKTIIALTSDDATNFSIVLGSRTLNSEIKIVSLVNNEEVENKLKLAGADFIINPNQINAFVASEYIGQPVAFEAIDGILLNEDVSAEVDEMEIISGMNVIGKKIHDIEFEEYNLTLVAIISSANNNEFLFNPTTTSYVVQEKDIFVMIGYRQSLTQLKKDFLS